The region GCCGACCACTACCGGAAGACGTACAAGCTCAACGTCATCGTGCTGCCCGAGCTGGTCCTCGGAGATCCGCGCGTGCAGGACACCACGCGCTTCCAGCTCGTCGCCGACGAGCTCCTGGGCTACATGGTCCGCAAGAACCCCAAGCCCTCGAGCGAGCCGGGGGCGGCCGTCATCGGGGTCACCGCGCAGGACATGTATATCCGCGGGTTGACGTGGGACTGGGCCTTCGGTTATCGCGAGGGCGATCGCTTCGCGGTGGTCTCGACGGCGCGCATGGATCCCACGTGGTTCGCCGAGCCGGCGAATCCTGCGCTCCTCCGCACGCGGCTGCGCAAGGCGGTGACGCGGATGATCGGCTTCCAGCACTACGGCTATCGCGAGAGCACGAACCGGCGAAGCGTGCTCTTCGGTCTCGTCCGCGGCCTCGACGATCTCGACCGCCTGGCCGAGGACTTCTAGCCCAATCACATGGATAACCCACAGGAAGCCCGAAGTGGCTGAAGCGAAGTCGTGGCGGACGCCCGGTTCATCGTTGCCTGCTGATTGAATTCTCCAGGTTGCGCCAATGCTCCGGAAGGATCGCCTGAACATCCTTGATGCCACACTGCGCCGCCATCCACTGCTCGGCGTAGAGGCCGTCCTTGTAAGTCGATTCTTCGGATTCGTAGACCGTCACCTGGCCTCGAAGCGCGGTCACCAGCGGCGTCAGGGCGATGCGATCGAGCAGCATGCCCGGGGCGCCGGCCATCACGAGCGTGGTAGCCGTGACGCGCGGGGCGAATGCGCGCAGGTCGTAGTACGCGAGGGTCTCGCGCACGGCCTCGGCGCGCGTCGGGAATGTCCTGATGTAGTCGTTGATCTCTTCCAGAGGATACGCGTGAGTCTTCGGCGCGAGCTCCGCCGTGTGGTAGAAGAGCGCGGGCGCCGTCACCACATGCGTGGCTCCTTTCGTCAGTGCCGCCGTGATGAGGGCCAGGTCGTTGCCCACCACGACTACCCGCGCGGCGTCCAGCTCGCCTCGTGTGAGCAGAAATTGTAAGCCCCTGACGCTGTCGGCCACGACGTCCCGGAAGACATACGACGCGAAGTTATCGATGCGCTGGGTGAGCAGACCGGGAAACATCGCCGCATAGGGTGTGTCGCTGTTGCGTTGCCCGCGTCCAGCGAGTGAAAAAGTGATGTAGCGGCTCCGCTGCAGATTCGCCGTCCCCTGCGGAATGATCTCGAGGACGCTCTGATACTTGGGCGAATAGTAGATCGCCGGGAACGGCCCGGCGCCGGTCGGGATGCTCAGGTAACCGAACAGACGATAGGGGCCGACGCTCGTGAGCCGTACGCCATACAGCGTGGCAAACGGCGTGCTCCGGAGTGGAAGTACGTCGATCTCGGGACGCGCAGGAACGCCCTCCAGAACCTCGAACGTCTCCTGCCAGTACTCGTGAAATCCCGCGCGTGTCTGATCCATCACCCGCTCACCTCTCGCCCCAGAAGATGGTGCGCGAAGAACCGGTCGACGACGGCGCTGTGCTTCGCGCGTCCCGCATCGTGGCCATGGCCGTCGTAGAGATACAGGTGCTTGTCCTTGGCACCGATCCGCTCGAACAGCACATGGCCGGTCTCCGGCGGACAGACATTGTCTTGCCGCCCGATGTTCACGATGATCGGGCAGGAGATCTTGTCGGCGAAGTTGATTCCGTCGAAGTAGGCGACGGTGTCCTCCACCTCGGCGCGGCTCTCGGGGTGAAGGCGCAGGTAGTCGTTGATCTCCTCGTAGGGATAGGTGTGCGTCAGCTCGATCGCGTCGACGAAGCCACAGAGGTACGGAGCACCGGCGGCCGCTGCGCGCACCTCCGACCGCATCGCGGCCGTCGTGATCGTCAGGCCGCCGCCCTGACTGCTGCCCGTCACCCCGAGGCGCGTCGAATCGACCTCCGGGAGCGTCAGCAAGAAGTCGATGCCCCGCCAGGTGTCGACGTAGAAACCACGGTACGCGTAGGTATTCCGGTCGACGATGTTGTGGGTCAGCAGATTCGGATACCCGGGATTGAACTGGCTGTTGCTGCGGAGCTTGCCGCGCGGCGCGACCGACAGTGCGATGTAGCCTTTCCGCGCCCATTCCTTGGGAATCGGCGGGTCCATCTGATAGCCCGGCAGGAGCATGATCGCGGGCGTTCGCTCCGCCCGCCGCACCGGACGGCAATACCAGGCAGCCACGCGAACATGCTCGATACTCGTGTAGAAGACCTGAAACACTTCGACGTCTTCCGAGGTCCGGAGCGGGTCGGGCACGACCTCGGCCTCGAGTGGAATCCCCGACGCCTGCCGCAGCACATCGTCCCAGAACGCGTCGAAGTCATCCGGCTTGCGCACCTTGGACGGGTAATCAGCCGATACAGGTTTCGGCACGGCTTCTCCTCCCCCCCACGCCATCTCGGACGAGGCTTGCCTACGGCAGCAGATCAGGCGCGACCGACCGGCAGATCTTCCGGCTTCGCGCCTTTCAGCCGCGCGCCATCTCCTTCAGCGCGGCCAGGATGGCCCCCTTCGGCTGCGCCAGCTCTTCGAGGATCGAGAAGTGGTCGTGCGCCGGCACGGGAAGATAGCGACCGCGCAGGCGGTGCCCTTGCCACGCAGCCGCGAACTCCTCCGACTGGCACACCAGCTCGGGAAGCTCACCGAGACCGACCGTGATCACGAGCGGCGCCGCGTCGGCGGGCAGATGGCGCATCGGGCTGTTGCGCTCCGTCTCCGCGAGGTCGAGGCCGAGCTTCTCGTTCAAGTAGCTCAGACGGATCGGCTCGAGGTCGTAGAGCCCGCTGATGGCGACACCGCCTGCGAGCCGCGGCTCCGTCATCGCCATCGCAGTGAGGTGACCGCCCGCCGAGTGCCCTGACGCATAGACGCGGGCAGGATCGCCG is a window of Candidatus Methylomirabilota bacterium DNA encoding:
- a CDS encoding acetylxylan esterase, yielding MDQTRAGFHEYWQETFEVLEGVPARPEIDVLPLRSTPFATLYGVRLTSVGPYRLFGYLSIPTGAGPFPAIYYSPKYQSVLEIIPQGTANLQRSRYITFSLAGRGQRNSDTPYAAMFPGLLTQRIDNFASYVFRDVVADSVRGLQFLLTRGELDAARVVVVGNDLALITAALTKGATHVVTAPALFYHTAELAPKTHAYPLEEINDYIRTFPTRAEAVRETLAYYDLRAFAPRVTATTLVMAGAPGMLLDRIALTPLVTALRGQVTVYESEESTYKDGLYAEQWMAAQCGIKDVQAILPEHWRNLENSISRQR
- a CDS encoding acetylxylan esterase; this encodes MPKPVSADYPSKVRKPDDFDAFWDDVLRQASGIPLEAEVVPDPLRTSEDVEVFQVFYTSIEHVRVAAWYCRPVRRAERTPAIMLLPGYQMDPPIPKEWARKGYIALSVAPRGKLRSNSQFNPGYPNLLTHNIVDRNTYAYRGFYVDTWRGIDFLLTLPEVDSTRLGVTGSSQGGGLTITTAAMRSEVRAAAAGAPYLCGFVDAIELTHTYPYEEINDYLRLHPESRAEVEDTVAYFDGINFADKISCPIIVNIGRQDNVCPPETGHVLFERIGAKDKHLYLYDGHGHDAGRAKHSAVVDRFFAHHLLGREVSG
- a CDS encoding alpha/beta hydrolase; translated protein: MLYRGMDRRALDAAYNNTAAVGQAKRDQYVAGWTTRSEVIRKAPSARLDLRYADGPRHRLDAFPCGTPAAPTLVYIHGGYWQMNDKEPYAFLGEGLLAAGFNLALIEYTLAPAARLDQIVAEIRRALAWVIDHAKEIGGDPARVYASGHSAGGHLTAMAMTEPRLAGGVAISGLYDLEPIRLSYLNEKLGLDLAETERNSPMRHLPADAAPLVITVGLGELPELVCQSEEFAAAWQGHRLRGRYLPVPAHDHFSILEELAQPKGAILAALKEMARG